One Odocoileus virginianus isolate 20LAN1187 ecotype Illinois chromosome 6, Ovbor_1.2, whole genome shotgun sequence DNA segment encodes these proteins:
- the PSMA3 gene encoding proteasome subunit alpha type-3, whose protein sequence is MSSIGTGYDLSASTFSPDGRVFQVEYAMKAVENSSTAIGIRCKDGVVFGVEKLVLSKLYEEGSNKRLFNVDRHVGMAVAGLLADARSLADIAREEASNFRSNFGYNIPLKHLADRVAMYVHAYTLYSAVRPFGCSFMLGSYSVNDGAQLYMIDPSGVSYGYWGCAIGKARQAAKTEIEKLQMKEMTCRDVVKEVAKIIYIVHDEVKDKAFELELSWVGEITNGRHEIVPKDIREEAEKYAKESLKEEDESDDDNM, encoded by the exons ATGAGCTCAATCGGCACCGGG TATGATCTATCAGCTTCTACATTCTCTCCAGATGGAAGAGTTTTTCAAGTTGAATATGCTATGAAGGCTGTGGAAAATAGTAG TACAGCTATTGGAATCAGATGTAAAGACGGCGTTGTCTTTGGGGTAGAAAAATTAGTCCTGTCTAAACTTTATGAAGAAGGTTCCAACAAACGACTTTTTAATGTTGATCGACATGTTGGAATG gcagtaGCAGGTTTGTTGGCAGATGCTCGTTCTTTAGCAGACATTGCAAGAGAAGAGGCTTCCAACTTTAGATCTAACTTTGGATATAACATTCCACTAAAA CATCTTGCAGACAGAGTGGCCATGTATGTACACGCTTATACACTCTACAGTGCTGTTAGACCTTTTGGCTGCAG TTTCATGTTAGGGTCTTACAGTGTGAATGACGGTGCACAACTCTACATGATTGACCCATCGGGTGTTTCATAT GGTTATTGGGGCTGTGCCATTGGCAAAGCCAGGCAGGCTGCAAAGACAGAAATTGAAAAACTTCAG atgAAAGAAATGACCTGCCGTGATGTTGTTAAAGAAGTTGCAAAAAT AATTTATATAGTCCACGATGAAGTTAAGGATAAAGCTTTTGAACTAGAGCTCAGCTGGGTTGGTGAAA TAACTAATGGAAGACATGAAATAGTTCCTAAAGATAtaagggaagaggcagagaaatacGCCAAG GAATCTTTGAAGGAAGAAGATGAATCAGATGATGATAACATGTAA